From the Bacteroidia bacterium genome, one window contains:
- a CDS encoding OsmC family protein: protein MQNPTIINGVNVDDLSMTMDVIRENPAIASFQFRAKNEWVQGGLNQTTISDFYGACEPQKHKTTFVFKADEPAVLLSTDEGANPVEYALTALASCVTTAMVYHAAARGIKLESVESTLEGDLDIHGLLGMDENIRRGYESVRMTFKVKGDMPEEELMEVLKLGPTFSPVFDIFTNKVPVTVMMESNGEPMMIMQG, encoded by the coding sequence ATGCAGAACCCAACCATCATCAACGGCGTGAATGTAGACGATCTGTCCATGACCATGGACGTCATCCGCGAGAATCCCGCCATCGCCAGCTTCCAGTTCCGTGCCAAGAACGAATGGGTGCAGGGCGGTTTGAACCAGACCACCATCAGCGATTTCTACGGTGCCTGTGAGCCGCAGAAACATAAGACCACCTTCGTCTTCAAGGCCGACGAGCCGGCGGTGCTCCTGAGCACGGACGAAGGTGCCAATCCCGTCGAGTACGCGCTCACCGCTCTCGCATCCTGCGTCACCACCGCCATGGTGTATCACGCCGCCGCGCGTGGTATCAAGCTCGAATCCGTGGAATCCACTCTCGAGGGTGATCTCGACATTCATGGACTGCTCGGCATGGACGAGAACATCCGCCGCGGCTACGAAAGCGTCCGCATGACCTTCAAAGTGAAAGGCGACATGCCGGAGGAGGAACTGATGGAAGTGCTCAAGCTCGGTCCCACCTTCTCGCCGGTGTTCGACATTTTCACCAACAAAGTCCCGGTCACCGTCATGATGGAAAGCAACGGCGAACCGATGATGATCATGCAGGGCTGA